CATTGCTTATCTTCTTGTTCCACTGCACAGGCCAGAAAAACAGGCCTGGCTGATAACCTGTAGCCAGACTCCAAAATGAAAGCACTCAATTAACTGTTTGGTGGTAAATGGTTTATACAATGAGGAAGGGCATGTGTGCAGGACTTATATTTTTTATCCTTTTGGAAAGCTGCAGCCCAGAAGAGACACTCCTGCTCTGTTGcctcaaaaataaaagcatgctaaaatgtttccatcctttaaaatgttatttgatACAGTGCAGAAAGATGCATGTACAGAGTTTGTAGCAAGAgggctgttttcacattcatctgctggAAAAGGGAAAGTTTGAAATCTTCTGTGCAGCAGTTAAACCTTAAAATATTTCCATATTCAGAAGCTCTGGGTTTGTCAAAGAGAAGAGAATACGAATATTTAGTTTAACTTTTTTGTGGGGAAACCATACCTGAACTTTTTTGTGGGGAAACCATACCTGAAACACATAATTATTCAAACATAAATACTTTCATACAGTATTGTATGTCTGGGGGGAATCTTTAAGTAAAATGACTGCAgtaatagtaaaataaattaataaagtaatagtaaattaaaattaataaatagagtaaatgacataaataaactgCTCATTTATAATTATGCTGAGAGCAGTAAACTGTATTTTCccaatattattaaatatgtaatattttaaacagatgtctgtgtctgtgcaacAAAAAATTCAATATGTTAGAAATTAAACAACTCTGCCATAGTgtctgctgagcctggttacattgcagTTGTAATTGCAGTTCAGTTGTAGCTCTTTgcattttactttactgtccatcaggaaactctgtaaatcgtAGCAATAACATCATCAACCAACATCATCAATCGACATCaggggaaaagcagaaaatatgagTCATGAAAGCTAGTTAGTGTATTAGGCGTGTATAGaagtacatattttatattatatatattatgtcatctatacaaatatgttttattttgaaagcggTCCGGAAGTTAGATTCTTTTGACGTCTGGACAGCCTCACACACAAGTGTGAGCTCCGCCTCGCTTTGAACCTCTGAAACTGTTCATCAATGATTCACTGTCTTCAAGTCGACCTTCCCTCATGGCCGTCTGAAATCTAACAGAAAACTGACCTCAGAtcagcctcctgcagctcagCCAGCACTCTGCTGTGAGTCTCCTCAGTGTCCAGCACACTGATCTCCTCAACCTCTGCACACAGGTGAGCAAACTCTACTGAGTTCACACCagactgtctgtgtgctgtgttgttatTCTTGAATTACAGAGATTATTTTCCATGCTGGAGGATAAAACTGGATTTTCTCCTTATCAATGTTATGTTTTGTTCTTAAAAGCTGTCATGATCCACAACCTTATTGTGTGTTATGATGCTAATATTTATATGTTGTAAAACATGATATCTGAGTTTATAGTGCCCTCAGGTTATTGAATTCCTTTCCACATCACTATTAGTCTATGCAGATGTCAGGCTGTGATTTATATAGGATTCTCATTATGTTTGTTGGTCTTTGAATCTGTGCTGAGAAACTTATAACACTCTTATTCAGATCACAGACTTGTagttttaatattcatgagAAGGCTCCGTGGTAACTAAATCATGTCTCTTGTCTGAGGCACTGTGGCAGAGTTTAGGCTGATTTGTTGAGTCTGGACGTCCTTGTTGGCAAAATTggtatagttatagttatatatatatatatatatacagtaaatgcttGTGCTCATTTTAAATACCTGCAGATTCTTTGTCCCtttatgcctttatttattAACAATCCTTTGCTGTGAGGATTAATTCCCCCTTTAGTATATTCAGAAGGTGGATTTGAGTTTTTATCTTGAAGTGAGTTACTTATCCAAATGGCAAAAGATAAACTGGGAAACTGAGAATCAATATGTATTCCATTATCTATTTACATCGTTGATCCAATTCTGTGTAAATCAAATCAGTCTTTTCTTAAACTGCGATAAACGTGGGTATGACTTGGTAAAATGCACAATTTAaatactgtaatttttttttttttgcagcggACTGGGTGGCCTTAATTCATTTATGCATTATgtatgatttatgtattttcttaCAAAGAAGTCAGTGATATCATGTAGGTTAATTTACAAAgggaaaaataaatgatcaatCAGTGCTAGATCTTGACCGGGAGTTATAGATGCTTATATTTTGACGTAAATCTCTCATGATACTTATGAACCTCCTCATGTTATTAGTATGCTAATTCAGGGATATCTTTTAATTACTGCAGCATTTTCCGTTTGTGAAGCTAGATTAATTTAATGTCGATCTACACATCATGTGTTGTGTGATTAGAATAAATTCAATCTGATAGTAACAATTGTGActtttcattctgtgtgtgtgagagagagacctTGGTCATCCCGTATGCTTTCACAGATATGACAATATTGACAATGTAAACGTGCTCACTGATACAGTCCctagacacacgcacacatgcacgcacacacgcacagacacagtgtcctccattgtgtttctgttgttccaGCATCTTACTCACAAACTAGATCTACCAGCTCCTCTGGATCCCACTGAGGTCAGCAGTCGAttaggaaacacacacacacacacacacacacacacacacacacacacagtcagacaagAGAAGCTTCCTCTGAGTTCAGGCTCATGAGAGAAACTGTATCTGTGAAGAGGTTGGATGGATAAAGGTTGATGGTTTAAAGCCCAAACTGTTGCTCATGTACAGCTGCTGACCCTCAGGACTAACTCTCCTCTCACAGGTCGGACAAACACTGATGCTAGATCTCCAGTGGAATGGATAATGGCTATGGCACACTGTAATGTGAGTGTATCTAAGTCTTTGTACTCTTTTATGTTTGTCTAACCATTTGACAGAGGATCTGCCTACAGCCAAgttaaaattaagaaaaaggATGTGGCTGTTTGTGATGTAGTTGATTTCATGTCATATCACATTATGTTAGGTTGTGTCAAACCACGCAATGATCGAGTTGAAGAGtcaaaacatagaaaaacaaattccTGGAAAATGTCAGGGATGATTTCTGTGAGACACGAAAAATTTTCATCAGAGGTTTTGTAACGACTCAGTAATCATGTGATATGaggaaatgtgatgtttttatcttCGGGCTgaatattttttgcattttactgtcactgtttctCCGTTACTACTTTATAGAGACCACTCTTTGGTTTGTTTAATATGCTCTAATTAAATGACTATTATTTTAAATGGAGATCGTGGCGCTCACTTGATTGTTCTCTCATTGACTGTTATTATACTCAGCTCTGTTAAACTGGTTTAACTGcgacacacacaaatgctatagttacatttgaaaatgttttcagttttcaatcCCAGTgaggcaaagagaaaaaaaaaaatgtttagacTTCTCACCATATAAacctttttaatgtaatatcATATTCCCCAACCAGAACATAAATCACTTGGCTACTTTCATATTGTTTTGGTATTTCAGCGTGGATAGACAACTTTTGAATGGCCtgaaatgtcatattttctcCTGGAAATAGCATTTATTACTGTGAACATGGGCTCATGTTCCTGCTGATATTGAATTGTtaatgaagatgtttcaccagTTCTTAATGGTTTGTCTGTTTagataaatgaattaaaagtctatttctttgttttgtcccCCAGCAGCGGTtaccatcctcctctccccatgATGATGTCAACCTGGGACCTTCAGCAAACCCACAGTCAGTAGATATCGTAGATAGTATATAGATACCTGTCTGGATCAGCCAATCATCATTAATTCAGTAAAACTCTTACAAATGGCATCTTTAgtattttttatacattatttaaTGTATCAAAGTTCAGATTCCAGAGAAGGTCAGttttacttaattaattaattttttactgtttgttatttACTTGTAGCTTTTCCACCATTTGTAGGCCATTACAAATAAAGTGCTTCAGAGGATATTGTGCCATTCTGTCTGCCAAACATTTAATATGTTactctgttttcttgtttcagtGCCCGGCCCACTGACTTTGACTTCTTGGCAGTCATTGGCAAAGGGACCTTTGGAAAGGTAACACTGAAACAATTACttatttatctatctgtctctttattgCTGAATATAACTTGgggtttctttctttccactgtTTGCTCATTGTAACTCATTCAGGTCACATATTCACCAGCAGGGACTCTTCAGTGAAACTACATGAGGTGACATGAGGTGTAGTTAAGGAACAATAGCCTTTAATAGATCCTGACTTAATTGTGGGTCATATCAAAAGTTACGCTCTGTGTATGCAGCGGTTTTATCGTACTGACCTTGTTATTGACAGAAAAGAGAGTGTAAGAAAGAGAGATAGTGAGCTGTTGCTGACATAGCAGACAGGGTCAGAGAGAGTCTACCTGCTGAGTACTGTCTGATCAAAATGTACTGCCAGCTTCATGAATCATTAACTTTACAATCCACTGAGGCCTCTTAAGGTTACTTGAACATCATCCTGTCAATGAAGCAGCAAAACACTAAAAAAGGTGTTTCACATAAAGAATACAATAAACTCTTCATGTTCATTCTCATAAAAGTAATGTTAATTATAATTTTACAGGCCGCGTGGTCATcatcaaatcagtttttttgtctttgtatcgACACACTGCTCAGATTTCCCAGTATCATCTGTTTCCACAGATCGCATATCTGCATTGTGTGTGCTGTTCTCAGATGGGGTTGATGTAATATCCTGACAGCATTGTGTCGAGATGGTGGCGCAGGCCGTGTTTACCAAACAAACCTCTAACAAACAAACCTTCATGCAGGTCCTGCTCGCCAAGCTCAAAGCCGACAACAAATTCTACGCCGTCAAAGTGCTGCAGAAGAAAGTCATCCTGAAGAAAAAAGAGGTGGGCTCAGCTGTTACAGCATTCAACTTTTTGATtgtctgtttattcatttttgtttattctctcccataaatacacaaactaaACCTCACTTAAAGACGATAGAGTAAATACAATGCTGCCTTTAAATATATGAAGTGATACAAACTAACCCCCGATATGATGTCTTAAGTGATGAAGCAGATATCTTTTGTAGAGATTAAGATGAGGAAATCAAAATAGGTCAAAGTATTTTGAACGTCATGGTCTGATGTTCCAGGCTAAAATAGATGAAGGTGGAAAATATCTCAAAGTGAGCCaagaggaaaatgtgtgtgagtatcTTTGAGTGTTATTAGTAAACAGTATTTTTGACCCTGCAACACGATCTGAATCTTATCTAATCTACAGCTTGTTCCGTTCAAAGGACAGATTTTACAACtcccagaaaacaaacagggcCAATTCTCCGAGAGAATATCTGATCAAACACACTTTAGCCAGTTTCTCACTGGCTAATTATTGTTATAATTTTCAGCTTTTCCCTCAGATGTTTGGTGTCATCAGGGAAGAAGAGAATCTATAACAGCATTTAGACAATTATTACATACTCAAACTCTCGACTGAAACCCAGGCAACTATTTGATCTTGTGAACCTTTTGTGATACATGTTACCTTTAAAGACGTATCCaaggtgtaccctgcctctcacccaatgtcagctgggatcggctccagccccccctccagcagttacagaaaatggataatTGTGACCTTTATgtcaaaaataacaataaaaaggcACTATTGaacaattatttaatttatattttaatgatataataataataaacatgcaCCCACTTACTCTaaaggtgacacacacaaaacaagaaaatatatcCTGCACATTTCTACTGCACAGctaaaatactacaaatacacACTTGCAGTCACTCTgcagtgtctttgtttgtgttttctatttgCTTGGTGTATTTTGTGAGGTTTAATGTGTCTTCTAACTAGCCACTGGAATTTTATATTTGTCTCTCACGCATATGATGCATGAAcatgtgcagaaacacacatagTTTCTCTTAATACTGCtttgtctcctcttctccccctcATACTTCACTCCCTCGTGATTCTACTCGTCTCGTCTCATTTCCCTTGtgactctcctcctcctgctcttcctccgCCTTCTCTCTTTAGTTTCttctttgaggctgaatttttcTGTAGGCAGAAATACTCAAATCTCATTGGTAGTAGTGTCTTGTGTAGTCAGTTAAGTAAGCATTCGGGAAAGACATAATGACAGAAAGCATTTAAAGCAATGTGATGAAGGTTCTCAATCATATGATAAATATAGAACGTGCAGCATCAAAACAACCCTGTAAACTGCTGGGAATGGAAAACACATTAAGATTCCTGCACACTTCCTCTCCTTTATTGTTCATTTCTTCAAGTGTATTCTTTTTCCCAAAACCAATCAATTTCTCAATTTTCTCTCCCTAGCAAAAGAATATAATGGCGGAGAGAAATGTGCTGCTGAAGAGTCTGAAACATCCATTCCTGGTTCGACTTCACTACTCCTTCCAGACCACAGAGAAGCTCTACTTTGTCCTTGACTATGTGAATGGGGGAGAGGTATGTGTCTtcaactgaataaataaataaataaataaatgattttagaATACAATTTTGGTGGACATTTTTGAGTCCTTTCTAAAATTATCTGAATGTGGGACAGATCGTAGCCATAACATCTGGTATATTGGCCATATAAAAGGTGCTTCTGTTAACCAGGTTAACTTTGAGCAGATGTTCCCTTTAATAAAGGCTCTGGTCAACATTATTAAGACCTTGTAGActtaactgtgtgtgtacacatagaTCATTAAGTAATAACCTCGTAGACAGAAGCAACTTATTTGTATAATTTTACCAAACTGACACTGATAATTGGACAGAACCAGTCttctgtttccccctgcttccagtctttatactagctgctttatatttagtgtagacacatacaaatatttcagtcttctcatctctatatttctaaaaatgtcgAAACTATCCATATAACATTTTTAACTATCTTGTTAAAAATATTCCAAGGcaaatggttttaaaatgcTAGGTAGCGTAACAGAGTAAGACCTGGTTTAACATTGTATCCCTGGACATTTTGTTTCCTCGTTCAGCTGCTGTGCATCCGGCTCCACTAACAATGTCATAATAAGTAATCCTTTATTGACGCAcaccaaataaaatcaaacacagtttgtgtgtgggcGTGCAGCCTGCAGGCCCATTTTCAAACACAGATACCTTACCATGCTTTCGTCCTACGTTGTTTTATCCCAGACCGACATTGAaagccttttttaaatgaatgtgttgtttgtaaAATAATCTGTCCCCGCactcttcttgttttcttaaCTTAATTTGTAACTTTACCTTTCTTCGTCCTTTAgttctctgtcttcttctaacaagtcatttttttaatgtcattttaatttgtcccTCTATCCTCTATTTCAGTTAATTCACTCaatcatctttctctctctttttgtcatcGTGTAGTTGTTTTTCCACCTGCAAAGAGAGAGGTGCTTCTCAGAGCCCAGAGCGAGGTTCTACACAGCCGAAGTAGCGAGCGCTATCGGCTACCTGCACTCTCTCAACATCGTTTACAGGTCAGAGCAATAGACTTATGTTTATTAAAATACCTGTCATGAGGCATGAATCATTGTCTATTAcattcaaaatgtgtgtaagGTACACAAATCTATTTATACGTCATAACTTGAAAATCTGCTCTTTGTTCTTGGATGTTGCAGAGATCTGAAGCCAGAGAATATTCTCTTAGACTCTCAGGTGAGTCAGAATCGTCACATTTGTTTCTCCTCCATATGTTTGAGTACTCATTGTAATAATTGTCACTGGTGTAgctgaaatgtaaatacaagtgtgtttcatgtgtgcaGGGACATGTGGTGCTGACAGATTTTGGGTTGTGCAAAGAAGGTGTAGAGCCGGAGGGAACCACCTCAACTTTCTGTGGGACTCCAGAAGTGAGTGGATAttttatacactgtataaaCTGTTTTTCCTACTCTACAGATGGCAACTCAACAGGaaatatgaatttattattctttttttttattgactagGAATTGTTGACTGACAGTCTAGTTGGAAAGAGGATTAATCTATTTgccctctctctatctgtctctctgtctgcagtaCTTGGCACCAGAGGTTCTTCGTAAGGAAGCGTATGACAGGACAGTGGACTGGTGGTGTCTGGGTGCAGTGCTCTATGAGATGATCTACAGCCtggtatgtgtatttgtgtgtggcTGATTTGTACGTAAACTTCCTCATTTTTGACTACAATACAGTCAATCCAGTGTCCAAAGTCACAGTTTCACcttaggattcatcctcttgggATCATGAACATCCACAGCAAAGTGTAATAGAAAGTTGGCCCTTAGTAGCCACCCCAGCAGCAATGTCTTTCTGTTGGTCAGTCTTATCttaacaactattggatggattgccatgaaatcttGTCCATATATcgtgttccccagaggatgaatcataccAACTTGATGATCCTGATTGACGTTCCTTTGATTCTACCAACAGGTcgacatttgtggttttaagttaAATGTCTTGCTCTTTATCAGAGAATTGAATGAAATTTGGTAAAAACATTCATGCTCCCCTTGGGATGAGTTGTAATCACTTGGTGATCCCCAATGAACATTTCCTCcagcgccaccatcaggtcaaaattcTAATTTATCCAATACTTTGGTTCGTGACCAAACTACTGTACAAGCTACAAGTGGACATATTTGTATAATTTAATACTAATGATGTTTGTATCTATCTCTTTGCTTCAGCCTCCTTACTACAGCCGTGATGTTGGCGAAATGTATGATGGAATCCTCCACAAGCCACTGACACTACCTCCAGGGAAGTCTGATGCTGTCAGCTCACTGCTGTTGGGTCTTCTGCAGAAGGACCAGCACAGACGGCTCGGAGCCATTGCTGACTTTGTGAGtgtattacattaaaaatagtTTCAGATGGTTTCCCAGACAAGAAATAAGCCTAGTCTTAGACAAAGGATGCTTTTCAAATGACTACTCCATTAAATTTAGCTTTAGTCAATCACAATGCTTATTTCATGTTTGggaaactaactaactaaactagTTTGGACTCGTTTTTCTGAGAACAGCTACACCCAGTCCCTCCAAAAGTCCCTGTCATGGTATAAAACAGCTGAATAATTTTACAAACTGTTCGAGCCTTAATTCTTAATAGGAGGAATGAAAAATATCACTACAACTACATAAAGTACACaaataacttttctttcttgtacTTGTAGCTAGAAATAAAGAACCacatcttttt
The sequence above is drawn from the Larimichthys crocea isolate SSNF chromosome XV, L_crocea_2.0, whole genome shotgun sequence genome and encodes:
- the sgk2a gene encoding serine/threonine-protein kinase Sgk2 isoform X1; amino-acid sequence: MDKGRTNTDARSPVEWIMAMAHCNQRLPSSSPHDDVNLGPSANPHARPTDFDFLAVIGKGTFGKVLLAKLKADNKFYAVKVLQKKVILKKKEQKNIMAERNVLLKSLKHPFLVRLHYSFQTTEKLYFVLDYVNGGELFFHLQRERCFSEPRARFYTAEVASAIGYLHSLNIVYRDLKPENILLDSQGHVVLTDFGLCKEGVEPEGTTSTFCGTPEYLAPEVLRKEAYDRTVDWWCLGAVLYEMIYSLPPYYSRDVGEMYDGILHKPLTLPPGKSDAVSSLLLGLLQKDQHRRLGAIADFLEIKNHIFFSPINWDDLYNKRITPPYNPNVRGPADTQHIDPEFTREMVSNSVSRTPEFTAGTSSSNAFNGFSFVATEDSFL
- the sgk2a gene encoding serine/threonine-protein kinase Sgk2 isoform X2; amino-acid sequence: MDKGRTNTDARSPVEWIMAMAHCNRLPSSSPHDDVNLGPSANPHARPTDFDFLAVIGKGTFGKVLLAKLKADNKFYAVKVLQKKVILKKKEQKNIMAERNVLLKSLKHPFLVRLHYSFQTTEKLYFVLDYVNGGELFFHLQRERCFSEPRARFYTAEVASAIGYLHSLNIVYRDLKPENILLDSQGHVVLTDFGLCKEGVEPEGTTSTFCGTPEYLAPEVLRKEAYDRTVDWWCLGAVLYEMIYSLPPYYSRDVGEMYDGILHKPLTLPPGKSDAVSSLLLGLLQKDQHRRLGAIADFLEIKNHIFFSPINWDDLYNKRITPPYNPNVRGPADTQHIDPEFTREMVSNSVSRTPEFTAGTSSSNAFNGFSFVATEDSFL
- the sgk2a gene encoding serine/threonine-protein kinase Sgk2 isoform X3 yields the protein MAMAHCNQRLPSSSPHDDVNLGPSANPHARPTDFDFLAVIGKGTFGKVLLAKLKADNKFYAVKVLQKKVILKKKEQKNIMAERNVLLKSLKHPFLVRLHYSFQTTEKLYFVLDYVNGGELFFHLQRERCFSEPRARFYTAEVASAIGYLHSLNIVYRDLKPENILLDSQGHVVLTDFGLCKEGVEPEGTTSTFCGTPEYLAPEVLRKEAYDRTVDWWCLGAVLYEMIYSLPPYYSRDVGEMYDGILHKPLTLPPGKSDAVSSLLLGLLQKDQHRRLGAIADFLEIKNHIFFSPINWDDLYNKRITPPYNPNVRGPADTQHIDPEFTREMVSNSVSRTPEFTAGTSSSNAFNGFSFVATEDSFL
- the sgk2a gene encoding serine/threonine-protein kinase Sgk2 isoform X4 → MAMAHCNRLPSSSPHDDVNLGPSANPHARPTDFDFLAVIGKGTFGKVLLAKLKADNKFYAVKVLQKKVILKKKEQKNIMAERNVLLKSLKHPFLVRLHYSFQTTEKLYFVLDYVNGGELFFHLQRERCFSEPRARFYTAEVASAIGYLHSLNIVYRDLKPENILLDSQGHVVLTDFGLCKEGVEPEGTTSTFCGTPEYLAPEVLRKEAYDRTVDWWCLGAVLYEMIYSLPPYYSRDVGEMYDGILHKPLTLPPGKSDAVSSLLLGLLQKDQHRRLGAIADFLEIKNHIFFSPINWDDLYNKRITPPYNPNVRGPADTQHIDPEFTREMVSNSVSRTPEFTAGTSSSNAFNGFSFVATEDSFL